The stretch of DNA TGTTTGGTTTTAGTGGTGATGCATTTGACACTAAAGATACTTCCGGAAAACGAGGTATTTTTGAACAGGCTAATGGTGGCACTGTATTTTTAGATGAAGTGAGTGAAATGTCTGCAGAGATGCAAACAAAGTTACTGCGATTTTTACAAGATGGCACCTTTAGACGAGTTGCGGAAGAGAAAGAGGTTAAAGTTGATGTAAGAGTAATCTGCTCAACTCAAAAAGATCTTTCAGCAATGGTTCAAGAAGGGGAGTTTAGAGAAGATCTATACTACCGATTAAATGTATTAAGTATCACCATACCTCCTTTGAGAGAGCGCAGAATGGATATTAATCCACTGGCCAATCATTTTGTGCAGAAGTTCGCGACCGAATTAGGAAAGCGCGCACCGACTCTTTCAAAGAGTTGTTTGGAATATATTCAATCGTACCCTTGGCCTGGCAATACTCGCCAATTAGAAAATTGTTTATATCGAGCAATCAGCATATCTGAGAACGATATTTTAGAGCAAAGTGATTTAGAGTTGCCTTGTTATAGCAATGAGTTTGGCTATTTAGACGAAGGATTTGAGGGAAGCTTAGATCAAGCAGTAAAACGGTTTGAAGCAAGCTTGTTAAGAAAGTTATATCCGGCTTACCCTAGTTCACGACAATTAGCTAAAAAATTAGGACTTAGTCATACCGCGATCGCCAATAAACTTCGCGATTATGGCATCAACAAAAAAAGCACTAAGGTGTAAAGATGAAATTATTTGGATATTGGCGCTCTTCTGCGGCCTACCGAGTTCGTATTGCATTGAACCTAAAGCAGTTAGATTGTGAACTGATAAGCGTTCATTTAGTAAAAGATGGCGGTCAACAACACAGCAAAGATTATCAAGAACTGAACCCGAATGAGCTTGTCCCTACTTTAGTAGATGGAGACTTTACACTTAATCAGTCATTGGCAATCTTAGATTATCTAGAGCAAAAATACCCACAGTCGCCGTTATTACCAACAAATATTCAAGATAATGTTAAAGCAAAAGCATTGGCATTTGATATCGCTTGCGACATACATCCATTAAATAATCTACGTGTTTTGCAATACTTAACAAACGATCTTAACCAAGATGATGACAGTAAAGCTACGTGGTATAAACATTGGATAAGTGTTGGGTTTGCCTCGTTAGAAAAGTCTTTAGCACGTACTAAAGGCTTGTTTTGTTATGGTGATGAAATCAGTTGGGCTGATATTTGTTTAATCCCGCAAGTTTATAACGCCGAGCGGTTTAATGTAGATATGACCCCATTTCCTAACATAATGGAGATAACGAGCCGGTGCCGAGCATTGCCAGAATTTTGGAATGCGTCCCCAGAACAACAAGAAGATGCATCGTAAGGTGCTGATTTTAAAAATTTTATTATTTGTGTTTGTTTCCGTATTGGGAGCAAGAATTATATTGCCTTAATGCCAAATTGTGTTAATTTAATTTGCTATTTTGAGTCAGAGGAGAAAGGCTTTGATCAATATTTTATTGGTTGATGACCATGAGTTAGTACGCACCGGTATTCGTCGTATTTTGGACGATGTACGCGGAATGAAAGTAGTAGGCGAAGCCGACTCAGGGGAAGCTGCATTTCAATTTTGCCGTTCTAATGAACCTGACATAGTGCTGATGGACATGAATATGCCGGGTATAGGTGGTATTGAAGCGACCAAAAAAATAGCTCGATACTGCCCTGACGTCAAAGTCATTATATTGACAATGTATGCGGAAGATCCGTTTCCGACAAAAGTAATGCAAAACGGCGCTCAAGGTTTTTTAGCAAAAACAACATCACCAGATGACTTAGTTAATGCAATAAAACAGGTCAACGTTGGACAACGATTTATTTCAGCTGAAATAGCCCAACAAATGGCTTTGAATCACTTCAAGGGCGTTGATTCTGACAAGCCATTTGATTCTTTGAGTGAGCGAGAGCTACAAATTATGCTTATGATCACCAAAGGTGAAAAGGTACAAGACATAGCAACACAACTTAATTTGAGCTCGAAGACGGTAAACAGTTATCGATACCGCATGTTCGAAAAGTTAAACATTTGTAATGACGTAGAGTTAACGCATTTAGCGATACGACATGGTATGTTAGATATGGAAAAGCTTTAGTTCTCGTATGTCTTCTGAAAACTTTGACGCTTCTAAGTTTCTAAAACATGTAACATCAGAACCTGGCGTATACCGAATGTTTGATAGCGAACAAACGGTAATATATGTCGGTAAAGCGAAGAACCTTAAAAACCGCTTGTCTAGTTATTTCCAAAAAAATGTAGCGAGCGTGAAAACTCAAGCGCTCGTTGCTCAAATTGCCAATATTGAAGTGACGGTAACTGAAACCGAAACAGAAGCGTTAATTTTAGAAAATAATCTGATTAAAGAGTACCTACCTAAATACAATATTTTACTCAGAGATGATAAATCCTATCCCTATATTTTAATTACCGATCATAAACATCCTCGGTTAACAATGCACCGAGGAAAAAAACGCAACAAGGGCGATTATTTTGGTCCTTTTCCTAGTCCTGGAGCGGTTTGGCAAAGCTTACGGATAATGCAAAAAATATTTCCAGTAAGGCAATGCGAGGATGGCTTTTACAAAGTTCGAAGTAGACCATGTTTACAACATCAACTAAAGCGTTGTTCGGCACCATGTGTCGAGGGTTTTGTAACGGATGAGCAATACCAAGAACAGGTAGGTTTAGTTAAACAGTTTCTTACTGGAAAAAGCCAAGAAGTTGTTGATGTATTAATTGGTAAAATGGAGCAAGCGAGCGCTAAACTCCAGTTTGAGGATGCCGGATTTTATCGTGATCAGATAGGGGCTTTGCGCAAGGTAACGGAACAACAAAACGTAAGTGGCTCAATTGATGAGATAGATGTATTAGCCTTTTCTAGTGATAAAGGTTTGGCGTCTATGCATATTCTTTACATCCGCGATCAAAAAGTATTGGGGAGTAAAAACTACTCGCCAACAGTGCCGGCTAATTCGGAGCCAAGCGAGATAATAACCTCGTTTATCAGTCAATTTTATTTAAATGGGATTGGCGGTCAAAGTATACCGAAAACCATTATTGTACCGCCTGAAACAGAAGATCTTGAGGAGCTTGAAGCGGCGATAGCTAAAGTTCGTAATGCTAAGGTGGAGTTAGTAAAACCAAGGCGTGGTGAAAAGTTTAAGTATTATCAATTAGCTCAAAAAAATGCCGATATTGACTTAGCGACTAAGTTAGCGGATGGGCGAGCAATTAGCACTAAGTACAAAGAATTATGTGAAGTGCTAAAAGTGCCGAGCATTGAGCGTATGGAGTGTTTTGATATTAGCCATACGTTTGGTGAATATCCTATCGCATCTTGCGTTGTATTTGGCCCTGAAGGGCCACAAAAGTCGGCTTACCGACGATATAATGTAAAAGGTGTAAAAGGTGGTGATGATTATGGAGCCATGGAGTTTGCGCTAAATAAACGGTATAAAAACGTTGAGAGCGTTGAAAATGTGCCAGACGTGCTTTTTATAGACGGTGGTAAAGGACAGTTAAATAAAGCTGAAGCCTTTTTCGCAAACTGGCCGCATGAGAAAACCCCAATCATTGCAGGCGTTGCAAAAGGAGAGGGGCGCAAAGCCGGCTTAGAAATACTATATTTAAACGGTGGTGAAATAGAAATAGATTTGCCACCGACATCTATGGCCTTGCACCTTATTCAACATATTCGCGATGAGTCGCATCGATTTGCTATTACAGGACACCGAGCTAAACGCGGCAAGGCCAAAACACAATCGTTACTGCAAGATATACCAGGGGTTGGTGCTAAACGACGACAAATGCTATTGAAGAACTTTGGAGGTTTACAAGGAGTAATGTCGGCTAAAGCAGAAGATTTTGCAAAAGTTTCAGGAATTAGCAAACAATTGGCTCAAGATATACATGCCTTCTTGCATGACAAGGATTAAATAGGCATCATCTACACTAAATCCCCAAAACAATAATGTAGTAATTTTTTATGTGGAATATTCCGAATATTTTAACGTCGTTTCGTATCTTTTTAATTCCAGTCATGGTTTATTTTTATTATTTACCGGCCGACGTATACGAATGGAAATATTTTGTAACTGCATTTATATTTTGGTTCGCAGCAATAACGGACGCACTTGATGGTTATTTGGCTCGAAAATTAGACCAATCTACACCGTTCGGTGCATTTTTTGATCCTGTTGCAGACAAGGTCATGGTGGCCGTAGCCTTTATCGTAGCAGTAGACGACTATGCCAATGCTTGGGTCGCAGTACCGGCAATGATAATAGTCGGGCGTGAAATAGTTATTTCAGCACTTCGCGAGTGGATGGCTCAAATGGGTCACAGTGATGATGTTTCAGTTTCTATGGTCGGTAAGTTTAAAACGGCGGCGCAAATGTTAGCCTTAATTGGTTTGCTGTGGCATCCAAATGAATATTGGGTATTTGAAGGTTGGCTTTTAGGTCCTCTGTTAGATTATGCAACCTGGTTCTTTTTATATACAGCAACGATTTTAACGATTTGGTCATTGTTTATATACTTTAAAGCGGCTTGGCCAATCATATCGGGTAAAAAAGTTTGATTTTTGAGCGTGTGAGCTAAAAAAGCATCAAACAGCATAAAATTGTCATTTTTATTGCAATTAGCAGTTGACTACAAACAATCAAAATGTAGAATGCGTTTCCGTTGTCAGCGATGACAGCAAAGAAGTCTGAGAAGACGTTTGTAAGTGATGCGAGTGTAGCTCAGCTGGTAGAGCGCAACCTTGCCAAGGTTGAGGTCACGAGTTCGAACCTCGTTACTCGCTCCAAACAAACGTAGTCAAGCAATAGCTTGGCGGGTTGGCAGAGTGGCTATGCAGCGGATTGCAAATCCGTGGACCTCGGTTCGACTCCGGGACCCGCCTCCATGACTTCTTAAAATTAGTGTCGCCCGGGTGGTGAAATTGGTAGACACAAGGGATTTAAAATCCCTCGCTTAACAA from Psychrosphaera aestuarii encodes:
- the uvrC gene encoding excinuclease ABC subunit UvrC; this translates as MSSENFDASKFLKHVTSEPGVYRMFDSEQTVIYVGKAKNLKNRLSSYFQKNVASVKTQALVAQIANIEVTVTETETEALILENNLIKEYLPKYNILLRDDKSYPYILITDHKHPRLTMHRGKKRNKGDYFGPFPSPGAVWQSLRIMQKIFPVRQCEDGFYKVRSRPCLQHQLKRCSAPCVEGFVTDEQYQEQVGLVKQFLTGKSQEVVDVLIGKMEQASAKLQFEDAGFYRDQIGALRKVTEQQNVSGSIDEIDVLAFSSDKGLASMHILYIRDQKVLGSKNYSPTVPANSEPSEIITSFISQFYLNGIGGQSIPKTIIVPPETEDLEELEAAIAKVRNAKVELVKPRRGEKFKYYQLAQKNADIDLATKLADGRAISTKYKELCEVLKVPSIERMECFDISHTFGEYPIASCVVFGPEGPQKSAYRRYNVKGVKGGDDYGAMEFALNKRYKNVESVENVPDVLFIDGGKGQLNKAEAFFANWPHEKTPIIAGVAKGEGRKAGLEILYLNGGEIEIDLPPTSMALHLIQHIRDESHRFAITGHRAKRGKAKTQSLLQDIPGVGAKRRQMLLKNFGGLQGVMSAKAEDFAKVSGISKQLAQDIHAFLHDKD
- the maiA gene encoding maleylacetoacetate isomerase; its protein translation is MKLFGYWRSSAAYRVRIALNLKQLDCELISVHLVKDGGQQHSKDYQELNPNELVPTLVDGDFTLNQSLAILDYLEQKYPQSPLLPTNIQDNVKAKALAFDIACDIHPLNNLRVLQYLTNDLNQDDDSKATWYKHWISVGFASLEKSLARTKGLFCYGDEISWADICLIPQVYNAERFNVDMTPFPNIMEITSRCRALPEFWNASPEQQEDAS
- the pgsA gene encoding CDP-diacylglycerol--glycerol-3-phosphate 3-phosphatidyltransferase, translating into MWNIPNILTSFRIFLIPVMVYFYYLPADVYEWKYFVTAFIFWFAAITDALDGYLARKLDQSTPFGAFFDPVADKVMVAVAFIVAVDDYANAWVAVPAMIIVGREIVISALREWMAQMGHSDDVSVSMVGKFKTAAQMLALIGLLWHPNEYWVFEGWLLGPLLDYATWFFLYTATILTIWSLFIYFKAAWPIISGKKV
- the uvrY gene encoding UvrY/SirA/GacA family response regulator transcription factor, which encodes MINILLVDDHELVRTGIRRILDDVRGMKVVGEADSGEAAFQFCRSNEPDIVLMDMNMPGIGGIEATKKIARYCPDVKVIILTMYAEDPFPTKVMQNGAQGFLAKTTSPDDLVNAIKQVNVGQRFISAEIAQQMALNHFKGVDSDKPFDSLSERELQIMLMITKGEKVQDIATQLNLSSKTVNSYRYRMFEKLNICNDVELTHLAIRHGMLDMEKL